In one window of Mercurialis annua linkage group LG4, ddMerAnnu1.2, whole genome shotgun sequence DNA:
- the LOC126676923 gene encoding uncharacterized protein LOC126676923 isoform X4, with product MPILTSIPEQDSSLTDILVRKPSSSSTHTTVSPKVLLELFSMYREWQEQKAQQIGKKQEDIENKIEVADALATKLLQRFNFSVTAMKTTSQHLSEVHALQVQIGELKGRLTEVISNFDTLCKRISTEGPESLRSSVEPFRNAIADSDSSLLLDTKRNLLSNETKKD from the exons AT GCCAATTTTAACTTCAATTCCGGAGCAAGACAGCAGCTTGACTGATATTTTAGTGAGAAAGCCCTCATCTTCATCAACTCACA CTACTGTGAGTCCAAAAGTACTACTGGAGCTATTCTCAATGTATCGTGAATGGCAGGAACAGAAGGCCCAACAGATTGGCAAGAAACAG GAAGATATTGAAAATAAGATAGAAGTCGCAGATGCTCTGGCTACCAAACTGCTTCAACGATTTAATTTTTCAGTGACTGCAATGAAGACTACTTCACAACATTTATCAGAAG TTCATGCATTGCAGGTACAGATTGGTGAGCTGAAAGGGAGGTTGACTGAGGTTATTAGCAATTTCGACACCCTCTGTAAGAGAATTTCCACAGAGGGACCAGAATCTCTCCGATCGTCTGTTGAGCCATTTAGAAATGCCATAGCAGACTCAGACTCATCGTTGCTGCTAGATACAAAAAGAAACCTGCTATCAAACGAAACCAAGAAAGACTGA
- the LOC126676923 gene encoding uncharacterized protein LOC126676923 isoform X1 yields MGASESTLSGSQGFGDEITTVSERSQSVDPILDKLTSLQISRPILTSIPEQDSSLTDILVRKPSSSSTHTTVSPKVLLELFSMYREWQEQKAQQIGKKQEDIENKIEVADALATKLLQRFNFSVTAMKTTSQHLSEVHALQVQIGELKGRLTEVISNFDTLCKRISTEGPESLRSSVEPFRNAIADSDSSLLLDTKRNLLSNETKKD; encoded by the exons ATGGGTGCTTCAGAATCTACACTCTCCGGTTCTCAG GGATTTGGTGATGAGATCACTACTGTATCTGAGCGATCACAAAGTGTTGATCCTATATTGGACAAGCTTACTTCACTTCAAATT TCCAGGCCAATTTTAACTTCAATTCCGGAGCAAGACAGCAGCTTGACTGATATTTTAGTGAGAAAGCCCTCATCTTCATCAACTCACA CTACTGTGAGTCCAAAAGTACTACTGGAGCTATTCTCAATGTATCGTGAATGGCAGGAACAGAAGGCCCAACAGATTGGCAAGAAACAG GAAGATATTGAAAATAAGATAGAAGTCGCAGATGCTCTGGCTACCAAACTGCTTCAACGATTTAATTTTTCAGTGACTGCAATGAAGACTACTTCACAACATTTATCAGAAG TTCATGCATTGCAGGTACAGATTGGTGAGCTGAAAGGGAGGTTGACTGAGGTTATTAGCAATTTCGACACCCTCTGTAAGAGAATTTCCACAGAGGGACCAGAATCTCTCCGATCGTCTGTTGAGCCATTTAGAAATGCCATAGCAGACTCAGACTCATCGTTGCTGCTAGATACAAAAAGAAACCTGCTATCAAACGAAACCAAGAAAGACTGA
- the LOC126676923 gene encoding uncharacterized protein LOC126676923 isoform X5, translating into MGASESTLSGSQGFGDEITTVSERSQSVDPILDKLTSLQISRPILTSIPEQDSSLTDILVRKPSSSSTHTTVSPKVLLELFSMYREWQEQKAQQIGKKQEDIENKIEVADALATKLLQRFNFSVTAMKTTSQHLSEGTDW; encoded by the exons ATGGGTGCTTCAGAATCTACACTCTCCGGTTCTCAG GGATTTGGTGATGAGATCACTACTGTATCTGAGCGATCACAAAGTGTTGATCCTATATTGGACAAGCTTACTTCACTTCAAATT TCCAGGCCAATTTTAACTTCAATTCCGGAGCAAGACAGCAGCTTGACTGATATTTTAGTGAGAAAGCCCTCATCTTCATCAACTCACA CTACTGTGAGTCCAAAAGTACTACTGGAGCTATTCTCAATGTATCGTGAATGGCAGGAACAGAAGGCCCAACAGATTGGCAAGAAACAG GAAGATATTGAAAATAAGATAGAAGTCGCAGATGCTCTGGCTACCAAACTGCTTCAACGATTTAATTTTTCAGTGACTGCAATGAAGACTACTTCACAACATTTATCAGAAG GTACAGATTGGTGA
- the LOC126676923 gene encoding uncharacterized protein LOC126676923 isoform X3, translating into MRSLLYLSDHKVLILYWTSLLHFKLPILTSIPEQDSSLTDILVRKPSSSSTHTTVSPKVLLELFSMYREWQEQKAQQIGKKQEDIENKIEVADALATKLLQRFNFSVTAMKTTSQHLSEVHALQVQIGELKGRLTEVISNFDTLCKRISTEGPESLRSSVEPFRNAIADSDSSLLLDTKRNLLSNETKKD; encoded by the exons ATGAGATCACTACTGTATCTGAGCGATCACAAAGTGTTGATCCTATATTGGACAAGCTTACTTCACTTCAAATT GCCAATTTTAACTTCAATTCCGGAGCAAGACAGCAGCTTGACTGATATTTTAGTGAGAAAGCCCTCATCTTCATCAACTCACA CTACTGTGAGTCCAAAAGTACTACTGGAGCTATTCTCAATGTATCGTGAATGGCAGGAACAGAAGGCCCAACAGATTGGCAAGAAACAG GAAGATATTGAAAATAAGATAGAAGTCGCAGATGCTCTGGCTACCAAACTGCTTCAACGATTTAATTTTTCAGTGACTGCAATGAAGACTACTTCACAACATTTATCAGAAG TTCATGCATTGCAGGTACAGATTGGTGAGCTGAAAGGGAGGTTGACTGAGGTTATTAGCAATTTCGACACCCTCTGTAAGAGAATTTCCACAGAGGGACCAGAATCTCTCCGATCGTCTGTTGAGCCATTTAGAAATGCCATAGCAGACTCAGACTCATCGTTGCTGCTAGATACAAAAAGAAACCTGCTATCAAACGAAACCAAGAAAGACTGA
- the LOC126676923 gene encoding uncharacterized protein LOC126676923 isoform X2, translating into MRSLLYLSDHKVLILYWTSLLHFKLYSRPILTSIPEQDSSLTDILVRKPSSSSTHTTVSPKVLLELFSMYREWQEQKAQQIGKKQEDIENKIEVADALATKLLQRFNFSVTAMKTTSQHLSEVHALQVQIGELKGRLTEVISNFDTLCKRISTEGPESLRSSVEPFRNAIADSDSSLLLDTKRNLLSNETKKD; encoded by the exons ATGAGATCACTACTGTATCTGAGCGATCACAAAGTGTTGATCCTATATTGGACAAGCTTACTTCACTTCAAATTGTAT TCCAGGCCAATTTTAACTTCAATTCCGGAGCAAGACAGCAGCTTGACTGATATTTTAGTGAGAAAGCCCTCATCTTCATCAACTCACA CTACTGTGAGTCCAAAAGTACTACTGGAGCTATTCTCAATGTATCGTGAATGGCAGGAACAGAAGGCCCAACAGATTGGCAAGAAACAG GAAGATATTGAAAATAAGATAGAAGTCGCAGATGCTCTGGCTACCAAACTGCTTCAACGATTTAATTTTTCAGTGACTGCAATGAAGACTACTTCACAACATTTATCAGAAG TTCATGCATTGCAGGTACAGATTGGTGAGCTGAAAGGGAGGTTGACTGAGGTTATTAGCAATTTCGACACCCTCTGTAAGAGAATTTCCACAGAGGGACCAGAATCTCTCCGATCGTCTGTTGAGCCATTTAGAAATGCCATAGCAGACTCAGACTCATCGTTGCTGCTAGATACAAAAAGAAACCTGCTATCAAACGAAACCAAGAAAGACTGA
- the LOC126676921 gene encoding GDP-mannose 4,6 dehydratase 1 → MATDTTPGSGSISTPTSVNGDTEPRKIALITGITGQDGSYLTEFLLNKGYEVHGLIRRSSNFNTQRINHIYIDPHNAHKARMKLHYADLTDASSLRRWLDIIAPDEVYNLAAQSHVAVSFEIPDYTADVVATGTLRLLEAVRSHIDATGRKQIRYYQAGSSEMFGSTPPPQAEDTPFHPRSPYAASKCAAHWYTVNYREAYGLYACNGILFNHESPRRGENFVTRKITRAVGRIKTGLQSKLFLGNLSASRDWGFAGDYVEAMWMMLQQEKADDYVVATEESHTVEEFLEVAFGYVGLKWKDHVVIDKRYFRPAEVDNLKGDSSKARKVLGWKPKVGFEQLVKMMVDEDVEIAKREKVLVDAGFMDAQQQP, encoded by the coding sequence ATGGCAACCGACACCACACCCGGATCCGGATCCATTTCCACCCCAACCAGTGTCAATGGCGACACCGAACCCCGCAAAATAGCACTGATCACTGGCATAACCGGTCAGGACGGTTCATACCTGACCGAATTCCTCCTCAACAAAGGCTACGAGGTTCACGGGCTGATCCGCAGATCATCAAACTTCAACACTCAGCGAATAAACCATATCTATATCGACCCACACAATGCCCACAAGGCCAGAATGAAGCTTCACTACGCTGATCTCACCGACGCCTCCTCACTCCGAAGATGGCTCGACATTATTGCCCCTGACGAAGTCTACAATCTGGCAGCTCAATCCCACGTGGCGGTGTCCTTTGAGATTCCTGATTACACTGCCGACGTGGTCGCCACCGGTACTCTGCGGTTACTCGAAGCTGTTAGATCTCATATTGACGCCACTGGGCGGAAGCAAATTCGGTATTACCAGGCGGGATCGTCGGAGATGTTTGGATCTACTCCGCCACCGCAGGCGGAGGACACTCCATTTCATCCCAGATCTCCGTATGCAGCCTCCAAATGCGCTGCACATTGGTATACAGTCAACTACAGGGAAGCATACGGGCTGTACGCTTGTAACGGGATACTGTTCAACCACGAGTCGCCGCGACGAGGAGAGAATTTTGTGACGAGGAAGATCACAAGGGCTGTCGGGAGGATCAAAACTGGGCTTCAAAGTAAATTGTTCTTAGGGAATTTGAGTGCCTCGCGGGACTGGGGTTTCGCGGGGGATTACGTGGAGGCAATGTGGATGATGCTACAGCAAGAGAAGGCTGATGATTATGTGGTGGCCACTGAGGAATCTCATACTGTGGAGGAGTTTTTAGAGGTGGCGTTTGGGTATGTTGGATTGAAGTGGAAGGACCATGTGGTGATTGATAAGCGGTATTTCAGACCGGCTGAGGTTGATAATTTGAAAGGCGATTCGAGTAAGGCTAGGAAAGTTCTGGGTTGGAAACCTAAGGTTGGGTTTGAGCAGCTGGTTAAAATGATGGTTGATGAAGATGTTGAGATAGCTAAGAGGGAGAAGGTTCTTGTTGATGCTGGCTTCATGGATGCTCAACAACAACCttga